The region CTCCAGGTTGTCCAAGACCGGGGTGCGCGGCCCCAGCACGTTCTGGGGGTTGAGCCGCTCCTCCAGGCGGGCCAGGCGCGGAGCCAGCTCCATGAGCCGGCGCACGTCCCTTAGCTGGTTCTGGTGGGCGCTGGCCTCGAAGGGCTTGCGCAAACGGCTCAGCTCCAGGCCGGGCAACTGGGTGTAGAGCCCCTGGCGCACCTGCTCCAGTATCTCCAAGACCCTGAGCACATAGCCGAAGGAGTCCTTGTAGGCGGCCAGAAGCTCGCGCTCGCAGCCCGCGATGCGCCGCCGGCGCACCCGCCCAGCCACCGCCTCGGCGGTCTCGGGGGGCTGGCGGCGCGCCCCCTGGAACAGGGCCAGGGTGGCCGGGAACACGCCCTCGATCTGGTAGCGCGACTCCCACTCGGAGCGCTGCACCTCGGGCAGCACCGTGGTCAGGCGCTCGGAAGAGAAAAAGGCCCCGAACCACCGACTCCATCCGGCCAGGAGGCGCTCGTCGCTGCCCCGGGGCAGGGGCAGGTCCTGGTAGTCCAGGCGGTCTATCTGCTCCGGCTCCAACGAGGCCAGGCTGCGCCCTTCCAGCAGGCCTTCCACGGTCTCGTGGTACACCCCCAGGCCGCTGAGGAAGGAGTAGAAGTCGAAGCGGTTGACCTCCATGGCCAGGTCCCCGGCGCTCTGATAGCGGCGGCGGGTGCGGTAAACGTGGCTGAACATGAGGAAGCGCTTGAAGTCCAGCTGGTTCCTGAACTGCACCTCCATGGTGTCGTGGGTGGAGGCCAGGGGCCGGTCGGCGAGTATGAGCAGCTCGCCGCCTTCGCCCAGGAGCTGGTGCAAACGGCTGGCCGCGAAGTAGCCCAGGTCCTCGCGGGAGCGCCGTTCGTCGGGCTCGGCCGCCCCGGCCAAGCGCAAAAAGTCGCCGAAGAGCTCACGGGGCTCGGCCACCAGCACCAGGGCCTCCAAGAAGGCGGGCGGGTGGGTGACCGCCTCCAGGGAGTCGAGCACCACGAACTCCAGGTGGGGCATGCGGCTGCTCAGCTCGGGCAACAAGAGCTCGCTCTCGATGCTCACCAGGCCGACCCTGAGCGTCTCCTTGAGCCGCCGGGCCATGAGCCCGCTGAGGAAGGCGATGATCTCGTCGGCCCGGGCCCGCACCTCCACCAGGAAGTGGGCCAGGTATTGCCGGGGGATGAGGTAGAAGGGCGCGCCCTGGCGGCTGTAGCGGATGAGCATCCCCAGGCGCTTGAAGATGTCGTTGAGCTTGCGGTAGTTGGCCGCCACGTCGCCCGCGTTGCCCAGGTCCAGCTTTTCCACCAGCTCGGCCTCGGCCGGAGGCAGGGTGGCGTGCTCGAACAGGCCCAGGCCGTAGGCGTTGCCCCCCATGCGGTCGGGCAAAAACGGCGGGTGATCCTCGGCCGGATAGGTGCCCAGGGGCACGTCCTCCGGATCGATGCCCAGCTCACCGAAGCGCTCGGGGTCGATGATGCGGTAGAGTCCCGCCAAACGCCGCGCTTCGGGGGGCAGGGCCGCCTTGGAGCCGGGATGGGGCACTAACTTCCTCTGATCCTCGGGTGTAGGCGCAAAATGTTAAACCCTTGAATTGCAAGTGTCAACGCGGCTTGACCCTTGCCAAGACGAGAGCTAGGCTGGGAGCAGACCGATAAAAACCAAGAAGGCGGATCATGGAAGCAAGCCAGGCGCTTGTCAAGCGCATTGAAGAGTATGCCCCCCAGATGATCGAGGCCCAGCGGGCCATGGTGGCCATCCCCGCCCTGGGGCCCGTCAACGGCGGCCAGGGCGAGCTGGCCAAAACCCGGCTCATCCAGGGCTGGCTGGAGGAGCTGGGCCTGGAGCTGACCCGGGTGGACGCCCCGGACGAGCGGGTGGAAAGCGGCATCCGGCCCAACCTGCTGGCCGTATTGCCCGGCGGCGACGGCCCCCGCGCCTGGGTCTTGGGCCACACCGACGTGGTGCCCGAGGGCGAGCGCGAGCTGTGGTCCTCCGATCCCTGGACCCTGCGGGTGGAGGGCGATTTGATCTATGGCCGGGGGGTGCAGGACAACCACGCGGCCATCGTGTCCTCCTTGTTCGCCATCAAGGCGCTCAAGGAGCTGGGCATAACCCCGCCCGGCGACGCGGGGCTCATCGCGGTGGCCGACGAGGAAACCGGCTCGGGTTACGGCCTGGATTACGTGCTGGACCAGAAGCCCGAACTGTTCGCGCCCCAGGATTTGATCATCGTGCCCGACGCGGGCGAGCCCGACGGGCTGTTCATCGAGGTGGCCGAGAAGTCGCTGTTGTGGCTCAAGGTGACCGTCCTGGGCAAACAGGTGCACGGCTCCACCCCGCACAAGGGGGTCAACGCCCTGTACACCGCGGCGCGCATGATGGTGCGTACCCGGGAGCTGGCCTCCCAACTGGGCGGCGAGAACCCCCTGTTCGACCCCATGGTGACCACCTGCGAGCCCACCCGCAAGGAGGCCGGGGTGAGCAACATAAACACCGTGCCCGGCCGCGACGTGTTCTACATCGACTGCCGCATCTTGCCGGGCATCCCCCTGGAGGACGCCCTGGCCCTGTTCCGCTCCGAGTTCGAGGCCATCGCCGCCCAGGAGGGGGCCAGGGTGGAGATCGAGCCGGCCATGTATTTGCAGGCCCCCCCGGCCACCGACACCGAAGCCCCGGTGGTCCAGGCCCTCACCCGGGCCATCAGCCGGGTGCACGGGGCCCGGCCCACGGTGGGCGGGGTGGGCGGCGGCACGGTGGCCGCCTTCTTCCGCCAGCGGGACCTGCCGGTGGCGGTGTGGAGCACCTGCGAGCACTCGGTGCACCAGCCCGACGAGTTCGCCAAGGTGTCGTCCATGGTGGCCGACGCCAAGGTGCTGGCCCTGATCTACGCCGGCCTGGCCTAGCTTAAAGAGGAGACGCCATGAAAAGGCTGTTCATGCTGGC is a window of Desulfarculaceae bacterium DNA encoding:
- a CDS encoding M20 family metallo-hydrolase, giving the protein MEASQALVKRIEEYAPQMIEAQRAMVAIPALGPVNGGQGELAKTRLIQGWLEELGLELTRVDAPDERVESGIRPNLLAVLPGGDGPRAWVLGHTDVVPEGERELWSSDPWTLRVEGDLIYGRGVQDNHAAIVSSLFAIKALKELGITPPGDAGLIAVADEETGSGYGLDYVLDQKPELFAPQDLIIVPDAGEPDGLFIEVAEKSLLWLKVTVLGKQVHGSTPHKGVNALYTAARMMVRTRELASQLGGENPLFDPMVTTCEPTRKEAGVSNINTVPGRDVFYIDCRILPGIPLEDALALFRSEFEAIAAQEGARVEIEPAMYLQAPPATDTEAPVVQALTRAISRVHGARPTVGGVGGGTVAAFFRQRDLPVAVWSTCEHSVHQPDEFAKVSSMVADAKVLALIYAGLA